One genomic window of Candidatus Eisenbacteria bacterium includes the following:
- a CDS encoding sugar ABC transporter substrate-binding protein, giving the protein MRRAGRALPAGVLMLVAALFAGALSVSGCARGPADRVTLRFWAMGREGEVLQDAVAAFERQNPGIHVVVQQIPWGAAHEKMLTAHVGRSTPDAAQLGNTWVSEFAALRAIEPLDPRIATSRVVRREGYFRGIWDTNVIDGVTYGVPWYVDTRLLFYRRDLLARAGYPSMPTNWRDWREAMRAVKRLPSDREHFAIFLPTNEYTPWIVFGMQAGSPFLKDDATRGAFSDSAYRAAMDFYLGLFRERLAPAIQGQGIANLYQEFERGTFAMYITGPWQLGEFRNRISPAMRDCWATAPLPGPTGPASGVSTAGGSSLVLFRESRHKEEAWKFVEFLSRPEQQLRFYHQTGDLPARVESWADTALRSDPNIRSFGTQLERVLYEPRIPEWQQISIKLMDKVELAILGHARADSVLAGLDREVDQILEKRRWLVEKERRRSAGGAGGAP; this is encoded by the coding sequence GTGCGTCGCGCGGGGCGCGCGCTGCCCGCGGGCGTCCTGATGCTCGTGGCCGCGCTCTTCGCGGGCGCACTCTCGGTATCCGGCTGCGCCCGGGGCCCCGCCGACCGCGTCACCCTGCGCTTCTGGGCCATGGGCCGCGAGGGCGAGGTGCTCCAGGACGCGGTGGCGGCCTTCGAGCGGCAGAACCCCGGGATTCACGTGGTGGTGCAGCAGATCCCCTGGGGCGCGGCGCACGAGAAGATGCTCACCGCGCACGTGGGCCGCTCCACCCCGGACGCGGCGCAGCTGGGCAACACCTGGGTCTCGGAGTTCGCCGCCCTGCGCGCCATCGAACCGCTGGACCCGCGCATCGCCACGTCCCGCGTGGTGCGCCGCGAAGGCTACTTTCGCGGCATCTGGGACACCAACGTCATTGACGGCGTCACGTATGGCGTCCCGTGGTACGTGGACACGCGGCTGCTGTTCTACCGGCGGGACCTGCTGGCGCGCGCGGGCTACCCGTCCATGCCCACGAACTGGCGCGACTGGCGCGAGGCCATGCGCGCGGTGAAGCGCCTGCCTTCGGACCGCGAGCACTTCGCCATCTTCCTGCCCACGAACGAGTACACGCCCTGGATCGTCTTCGGGATGCAGGCGGGCTCGCCGTTCCTGAAGGACGACGCCACTCGCGGGGCGTTCTCCGACTCCGCCTACCGGGCCGCGATGGACTTCTACCTGGGGCTCTTCCGGGAGCGGCTGGCGCCGGCCATCCAGGGCCAGGGCATCGCCAACCTGTACCAGGAGTTCGAGCGCGGCACCTTCGCCATGTACATCACCGGGCCGTGGCAGCTGGGCGAGTTCCGCAACCGTATTTCGCCGGCCATGCGGGATTGCTGGGCGACGGCGCCCCTGCCCGGCCCCACGGGGCCGGCCTCGGGGGTGTCCACCGCCGGCGGCTCGAGCCTGGTGTTGTTCCGGGAGTCGCGGCACAAGGAGGAGGCCTGGAAGTTCGTGGAGTTCCTGTCGCGGCCGGAGCAGCAGTTGAGGTTCTATCACCAGACCGGCGACCTGCCGGCGCGCGTGGAGAGCTGGGCCGACACCGCGCTCCGGTCCGACCCCAACATCCGCTCCTTCGGCACGCAGCTGGAGCGGGTGCTGTACGAGCCTCGCATTCCGGAGTGGCAGCAGATCTCCATCAAGCTCATGGACAAGGTGGAGCTGGCCATCCTGGGGCACGCGCGGGCGGACTCGGTGCTGGCCGGGCTGGACCGGGAGGTGGACCAGATCCTTGAGAAGCGGCGCTGGCTGGTGGAAAAGGAGCGCCGGCGCAGCGCGGGCGGCGCGGGGGGCGCGCCATGA
- a CDS encoding sugar ABC transporter permease: MSAHVGPTRQDRAGWAFVSPALTLIGVFFFLPVLGGLALSFTDFDIYAIGRPETVRFMGLENYAQVLGNPMFWKALGNTFYFVVLGGPLSVLTSLVAALLVNARLVRFQGVFRSIFFMPVVTTLVAVAIVWRYLLHPQYGLINYGLGFLGVRPIDWLGDPHWAMPAIVLLAVWKNFGYNMLIFVAGLQSIPEELYEAAHLDGAGGWRTFRSITLPGLAPTFVFVGIMTMLGNFQLFSEPYVMTQGGPLKATTTVVMLMYEEGFRWWRMGMAASIAFVLFVIMLLGTMVQMRLQRERRP; the protein is encoded by the coding sequence ATGAGCGCGCACGTGGGGCCGACGCGGCAGGACCGGGCCGGCTGGGCATTCGTGTCGCCGGCGCTCACGCTCATCGGGGTGTTCTTCTTCCTGCCGGTGCTGGGCGGGCTGGCGCTCAGCTTCACGGACTTCGACATCTACGCCATCGGACGGCCCGAGACGGTGCGTTTCATGGGGCTGGAGAACTACGCGCAGGTGCTGGGCAACCCCATGTTCTGGAAGGCGCTGGGCAACACGTTCTACTTCGTGGTGCTGGGCGGGCCCCTGTCGGTGCTGACCTCGCTGGTCGCGGCGCTGCTGGTGAACGCGAGGCTGGTGCGCTTCCAGGGCGTGTTCCGCTCCATCTTCTTCATGCCGGTGGTGACCACGCTGGTGGCGGTGGCCATCGTGTGGCGCTACCTGCTGCACCCGCAGTACGGACTGATCAACTACGGGCTGGGTTTCCTGGGGGTGCGGCCCATTGACTGGCTGGGGGACCCGCACTGGGCCATGCCGGCCATCGTGCTGCTCGCGGTATGGAAGAACTTCGGCTACAACATGCTCATCTTCGTGGCCGGGCTGCAGAGCATTCCGGAGGAACTGTACGAGGCCGCGCACCTGGACGGCGCCGGCGGCTGGCGGACCTTCCGCAGCATCACGCTTCCGGGGCTGGCCCCGACCTTCGTGTTCGTGGGCATCATGACCATGCTGGGAAACTTCCAGCTGTTCTCCGAGCCGTACGTGATGACCCAGGGCGGCCCGCTCAAGGCCACCACCACGGTGGTGATGCTGATGTACGAAGAGGGCTTCCGCTGGTGGAGGATGGGGATGGCGGCGTCCATCGCCTTCGTGCTGTTCGTGATCATGCTGCTGGGGACCATGGTCCAGATGCGGCTGCAGCGGGAGCGGCGGCCGTGA
- a CDS encoding carbohydrate ABC transporter permease — MVSASFMSTGEANSFPPRLLPKAFTVSHYVDLFTRLNLARYFLNSSLVSVLATLISLLVNSMAGYAFAKLRFRGRERVFQVLLAALVIPAQVGMLPLFLLLKSMGLVNTVAAVVVPFMAGVFGIFMIRQYALGVPDDLLDAARVDGASEFKIFWSVVLPVLRPILVTLAVFTFLGSWNEFMWPLIVLSDDSKYTLPVALASLSGEHVQDTELMMAGSVLTVLPVMLVFLFLQRSYVRGVMMGGVKG, encoded by the coding sequence ATGGTGTCCGCCTCGTTCATGTCCACGGGGGAGGCCAACAGCTTCCCGCCGCGGCTGCTCCCGAAGGCGTTCACCGTGTCGCACTACGTGGACCTGTTCACGCGCCTCAACCTGGCGCGCTACTTCCTCAACAGCAGCCTGGTGTCGGTGCTGGCCACGCTGATCTCGCTGCTGGTCAATTCCATGGCCGGCTACGCCTTCGCCAAGCTGCGCTTCCGCGGTCGCGAGCGGGTATTCCAGGTGCTGCTGGCCGCGCTGGTGATCCCCGCGCAGGTGGGGATGCTGCCGCTGTTCCTGCTGCTGAAGTCCATGGGGCTGGTGAACACCGTGGCCGCGGTGGTGGTGCCGTTCATGGCCGGGGTCTTCGGCATTTTCATGATCCGCCAGTACGCGCTGGGGGTGCCCGACGACCTGCTGGACGCCGCGCGGGTGGACGGCGCGAGCGAGTTCAAGATCTTCTGGTCGGTGGTCCTGCCGGTGCTGCGGCCGATCCTGGTCACGCTGGCGGTGTTCACCTTCCTGGGCTCGTGGAACGAGTTCATGTGGCCCCTGATCGTGCTGAGCGACGATTCCAAGTACACGCTGCCGGTGGCGCTGGCGAGCCTCTCCGGGGAGCACGTGCAGGACACCGAGCTGATGATGGCCGGCTCGGTTCTCACGGTGCTGCCGGTGATGCTGGTGTTCCTGTTCCTGCAGCGCTCCTACGTGCGCGGGGTGATGATGGGCGGAGTGAAGGGGTAG
- a CDS encoding Tat pathway signal protein translates to MAPAQSAFLDTLQERTFRFFWDLSDPNTGLTPDRWPTQSFVSVSATGFALTAYPIGVEHGWVDRTAAGMRVLKTLTFFYTARMDTVSAGATGYRGFFYHFLDPKTGHRFRDVELSTIDTALLLAGALFCQSYFDGPDPLESQIRILADSLYHRADFQWALVRAPMLVHGWDPENGFLAYDWRGYNESMILPILALASPTRPVGREVWNYWDSGCQWGTFEGLGHVGFAPLFGHQFSHVWLDLRGIRDSVMGAHDMDWFENSRRATYAQRSYARRNPQGFRGYGERLWGLTACDGPMDGEAVVDGRKRAFHTYAARGASFREVIDDGTVAPTAAAGSIAFAPEIVVPALMAMRRDYGPHLFRQYGFVDALNPTLRDSAAASQGGVVPGVGWFDSDYLGIDQGPIVAMIENYRTGLVWRTMRRNPHIVRGLRAAGFTGGWLDSLKAAGR, encoded by the coding sequence CTGGCCCCCGCGCAGTCCGCATTCCTGGACACGCTCCAGGAGCGCACCTTCCGCTTCTTCTGGGATCTCAGCGACCCCAACACCGGCCTCACACCGGACCGCTGGCCCACGCAGTCCTTCGTGAGCGTGAGCGCCACCGGCTTCGCCTTGACCGCGTATCCCATCGGGGTGGAGCACGGCTGGGTGGACCGCACCGCTGCGGGCATGCGGGTGCTCAAGACGCTCACATTCTTCTACACCGCGCGCATGGACACCGTTTCCGCCGGGGCCACAGGCTACCGCGGGTTCTTCTATCACTTCCTCGACCCGAAGACCGGCCACCGCTTCCGGGACGTCGAGCTCTCCACCATCGACACCGCGCTGCTGCTCGCGGGGGCCCTGTTCTGCCAGTCCTACTTCGACGGCCCCGACCCGCTGGAATCACAGATCCGGATCCTGGCCGACTCGCTGTACCACCGCGCCGATTTCCAATGGGCGCTGGTCCGCGCGCCGATGCTGGTCCACGGCTGGGATCCCGAGAACGGCTTCCTGGCGTACGACTGGCGCGGTTACAACGAGTCCATGATCCTGCCGATCCTGGCGCTGGCTTCGCCGACCCGGCCCGTGGGCCGGGAAGTCTGGAACTACTGGGACTCCGGCTGCCAGTGGGGCACATTCGAGGGCCTCGGGCACGTGGGCTTCGCGCCGCTCTTCGGGCACCAGTTCTCGCACGTGTGGCTGGACCTGCGCGGCATCCGCGACAGCGTGATGGGCGCCCACGACATGGACTGGTTCGAGAACTCCCGCCGCGCCACCTACGCGCAGCGCTCCTATGCGAGGCGCAATCCGCAGGGCTTCCGCGGCTACGGCGAGCGCCTGTGGGGCCTCACCGCCTGCGACGGGCCGATGGACGGCGAAGCGGTGGTGGACGGCCGCAAGCGGGCCTTCCACACGTACGCGGCACGCGGCGCGTCGTTCCGCGAGGTGATCGACGACGGCACCGTGGCGCCGACGGCCGCGGCCGGCTCCATCGCCTTCGCGCCGGAGATCGTGGTCCCCGCGCTGATGGCCATGCGCCGCGACTACGGGCCGCATCTGTTTCGCCAGTACGGCTTCGTGGACGCCCTGAACCCCACCCTTCGCGACTCCGCCGCCGCGTCCCAGGGCGGCGTGGTGCCGGGCGTGGGCTGGTTCGACTCGGACTACCTGGGCATCGACCAGGGCCCCATCGTGGCGATGATCGAGAACTACCGCACCGGACTGGTGTGGAGGACCATGCGGCGCAATCCGCACATCGTGCGCGGCCTGCGCGCCGCCGGCTTCACCGGCGGGTGGCTGGACTCGCTGAAGGCGGCGGGCCGCTGA